aatgaaatattagtcaaccataaaaaagaaatgaagttttgatatgtgctacaacatggatgaatcttgaagacattgggctgagtgaaataagccagaaaccaaatgacaaatattataatgatctcacttatatgaaatatgtggaataaacaaatttctgagagaaaaataggagattacaagttaccagagtccaggggtggggaggtgagCGGTACCTTATTGCCTAATGAGGGCAGTATTTGTTTGACGTGATGAAAAAGAGTAATAGATATTGGCGATGGCAGTACAATAGTGgtaatgtaattaacaacactgaattgaAAGTGTTAAATGGGAAATGTTCTGGAGGTCATATTTTAGGTGAGAAAAGAACTGGTACAAAGGAAAGCATTCTAGATATTAGAGAGTTGAGAAATGATGGCCTAgaaggaattgttgaaagaatttaagaCGTTTAACCTTAAGAGAAAACCTAGAAGGGTAAGAATCTTGGATTGCAAACTGAAAGGCATAAAGACTGAAGTAGGCCAGATGGGCTGTCcttaaaaaaagaggtaaattgtTGCCATGTGGACCCAATATTTCTGGATCTTTGGATTTTATAAGAGGAGGCAGAAAGCAAGGTTTTCATGTgaacttcttaatttttaaaaaataaacctctgtctattgttttaaacatttattttatttctcccactcccttgttgtttctcccttgctgtgtctgtttgttttccttgtttctttaggaagcactgggaactgaacccaggacctctgatgtaggagggaggtgactaatcacttgaaccacctacactccttgctttgttgtgtctcatgctgtttttcctccccacatctcttgttgcatcatctcattgtgccagcttgccacacctgcctgtcacatgagctagttgtcttctttaggagacacaaggaacttctgctccttgcttttATTGTGCCTCTCAGAATGCTtttattgtgtctctttttgtgtcagcttgctgcacatgCCTGTTGTTACAGCTTGCTAtcttcttgaggaggcactgggatccaaaccagtgacctcccatgtggcaggtgggagcccagtcgcctgagccacatctgtttcccttctcctTATTATTAATTGTCaatgttctctctttttaaaaaaatcacttggtggTCCAAGGTATATCTGCAGATCTTGTATGGATATTGTGTGCCTATTGGTTTATGCTAGTAATCAGAAAACTATGGCTTACGTGTCAAATCAAGCCTGCCACCTATTTTTGTATGgcctgatagctaaagataatttttatattttattactggttgacaaaagcaaaagaatattaatattcCATGGCACAtgcaaattatatgaaatttaaatttcagtgtagAACATGTCCATGCttattcatttgcatattgtCTTTGGCTGTTCTGATCATACAAAAGCAAATTAAGTAGTTGCAACTTAGACTGTATGTGACTTTCTCATCAGACTCAGCACATTACAACTTGCAATGACAGTTACAATTTGACACCATTTCAAAACACATATTATCATActacaatgttttattttattttttaaattatcaatgcATATCCACCATTTCAAAACAATTAAAGAAAAGTAGGCTTTGTATATGTGGTAGACTGAATACCCCAAAGGTGTCCATATCCTAATCCCTGAAACCTGAGAAATTATTACCAAATTTTTTGGCAAAAGGGAATTTGCAGTTATGcctaaattaaggatcttgagatatGGAGAAAATCCTGGGTTATCCTAGTGGCTTCAGTGTAATCACAAAGCTCCTTCTAAGAAGGATGCTGGAAAGTCAGATGTAGAGAGAAGGCGATGTAATGAGAGAAGCAGAGATTGGGAAGATGCAGGGAACtgccaaggaatgccagcagcctctagaagctggaagaggcaaggaatatATTAATCCCTGGAGACTCCAGAAGGAACtgccctgttgacaccttgattttagccccttAAGACTCTTTTCACACTTTGAGCCTCCAGCactataagagaataaattcGTGTTGTTTTTAGCCTCTAAActcatggtaatttgttatattAGCAATAGAAAGCTAATATGGAATGTCACACATTTAATGAACAATGGgatgtgaattattttattagtaaATCCACATCATTGTGTTTATGATGCAGTGACAGTATGGATGTGATAAAAGAATATGTCATATATGGACATTGCCAGAATGAACACTCATCAAAATATACCAACACACAGGAAAATATTGATCAGGAAAAttagaaagttttttttctttaatctcatTTCAACAGAAattcttcacaaaaataaaaaatggacacaCAACCAAAGTAAACTTTCAGATGGCTCATTTATTAAATAAGCAAGAAAAGCCAGTGATTTACGATAAGCTAATTGGATCATGTTTGATTGAATACTTATGTGAAGAGTTGAGGACATTTGTAACAATTGCCAATTAAAATAAAGACCAACAACTTTGAGAGCATTTCCTTGGGTGAGTTGACAGATGCAACCTATACTGCTCAGTTGTTTGTTTAAGGGTCAATAAAGTGTTTGAAGTATGTCAAGAATTAGCCCTACAAATACTCTCTGTGGAACATTTACaggcaagaatattttcaaagaatttaaggaaacACTAATTCAGTACtacctgaagtggaatctgctaaGACCTGTAGTAAGTAAAAGTAGTAAAAATACAGGTCGAGCAGAAATCGATTTGGTCAGACAAATTTACAATGcttgtgaaaatgtaaaatgtataaaGCCTATGgttattcattatattatttattgcCAGGTAGCTTACATAAAACATTTGAATCTGTAATGTGTTCTTGATCTGGTAGTGTCAGTGGTGAACTTCATTTACTCTTGTGAAATAATCgtgatttttttctgaatttttataagCAGTAGAAACTGAATGTCCTGATTTGCCCTACCACACAGAAGTCTTATGGCTTCCCAATGATAAGATTTATTTAGGTTGAGTTCAGTACTGAGATTGAAATTTTTCTGAATGAGAACCATCTTCAGCCATTATTATGAAACACTGCATGTTTTTTCAATTAGCTTTTGCTATAGGTTTGATAATATTTGTGAATTAAACCTAAATTTACAAGGCAAAACAGTGCTTTTGTGTGAAATTATCCTCTGGTAAAGTCATTTTGAAAACAACTAACACTGCTTGAATCACAAGTAATGTTAAACTGCTTTCTATACTTCCTAGActcttaaaagttaaaataagaagtgagaaatCCAATCTCACAAAAATTTGTCTATATTTTCCAAGCTCATACTACAGTCCTGAAGCATATTTCAGATCTCAATACAAGTGCTTCCACCTAATCTTCAACTGGAGGTGACTAATCTGCATGGCAAAGACATGCTAAAAAGCAAATATCAATAAAAGAATCTAATAGACTTCCAAATGACATAGATACTGAGTTAAAACCAAATGCTTGTGACCTGGTATCAGTAGTTAGCAGTGCCTGTCTGtctgaaaagacattttcaaaggTAAAGTACATAAAATCACATTACAAATCAGCATTAACAGATTAACAGTTGCAATTGATTTGGATAATAAGGATTTCTTTTGATCCAATTAAGTGAAATCTAACctgccaaagagaaaataatcccCTTCTCCTTAGTAGacttgtattaaaaataaatattattataatttcatttttttcagtaaaaatttttgggatttgtttttctttttcttatacaaCTTTCCTACATTTTGCCTCTTAGTTCAcaaatattgggcaaaatagttattatctggctctttacagaaaatctATTGACACTTGCTCTAGTTGGTTTTTTCCAACATCTGACTTGAACTGCCTATGTCTATCTTGATTCGTGTGGATGGAAAGTATGTGCAGGAGTGAGGGGAACTCCCAAAGTACAAATTGAGGATGTTTCTGGAAGCAGAAAATCTTCTGGTaggcaaacaaaaatgaacactCACCCACTGTATACCTGAAGTTCATCTACCTTCAAACCAGCCTCAGAGTAATTATTTCCCTTCCAGAGGAGCCCTTATCTAGAATCACTGATCAGCCCTCTACACTCATAAGTGGCCAACCCCAAGCAATAGAAAGCCAATAGGCATTTGAAACTTTAAATCAGAGGAAGATAAGGTAAAGTAAGCCACCAGTCTAAGTACACACCCAGGTCTTTGAAGTATTCCTGAAGCCTCACCACTGGTACCTCCTCAGGTTTTAGGACTGTCTTGCACCACTTCTCTGATTGCCAATTTCCTATTGATTATCTCTGGCATCCAGAGCCTCATCTCCACAGGCCCCTGGCAAACTGGAATAGGCAGAGAATTAGCACTACTGGGAATCACCTTCTGCAGACTCTCCCTCCAGTAGCATTGCTCTGATACACATGGGTCACACTGACCCCCAGATCCCCAGTCAATCCCCAGATCCAGAAGAATGACTTGTTAACATGTTCTTCATAGCTAcctccccttctctgtctcactttcCTGATCATCTTTTCCTTCCTGGGATCACTTACTTCTGAACTCTTCTCTCAGGGTCTACAACCTAGAAGTCAGGGTTgtaaatatttcctgcaaaatacCTATCTTGTACCAAAGCATTAAACATAGGACTGGGAGAGTTTGCATAATCTCTTGGCCCAGAAGTCCCCTTTTAGCatgatttcaattaaaattaaaaacaatatgcaCTTATGTAATTGGAAGATATAAATAgtatgaagggaaaaatattaaaactgaaaatccaCACACTCATCTCTTCACAGATAAGGCTATTATCTTATGATTCTTCTtacagaaagaataaatggagagagaaaaaaacaacaaaaagaaaaaaaaagagggaagtatCATTAGTTTTGGAGGAAAGCCAGCTACTAAATGGAACCAAATATGTTTCTTAAAACTTGTACCAAAaagagtttgattttttaatatcttccaaTAAGATAACCTGTAATTTTACAGGTATATTTAAGTGACAGTGTGGTACTGGTTACTAATTATGCTCAGTTAACTcaacaggaaaaatacaataaaatctttGCTAATTGAGAATGGTGATCGGCACTGAAAGTCTTGCCATATctttgaagagaatatttttatcTCCAGGGTAGCCaacatttttacaaatgagtCTATTAAAACTCATGTATATGAGTTTACCAGCCAATATTTTCAATGCTTATTGAGCCATGCTTTTAAAAGCTATACATtgttcctttgatttttaaaatttcctttttttacatttctctttgattttagtgATACTACTTTTATGGAAGGAATGAAGTAAAGAACTAATGTTTTCTATAAATAGGTTCAGCAGCTTTTCAAGTGGGCCAcaaattaatacacaaaaaagCCCACACAGTATTTTTAGAAGAGAGGTGGTCACCCAGGAAAGGAGGAGACACAGAACTTCTCATAGGAGCTTCCATTGGTGTTTAGAGCCTTGAATTATGCACAGCAACTCCAAGTGATTTATTCTCACAACAGAATCTGCTAGACCTGGAAAGTTTACTTAATACCATGCCACAGTCTTtttgatttgatatttttataatcccttcagaaaaatgcacatgcacacacatgcaactAGGCATTTCCATTAATGGAAATACATAGAAATACTGAGTTTCCTTGTATAAATTCCAGGTCATCAGGTCTATATTATCACTTGTGGGAGAAACAGAAGCCAGTGCCCAGTTACTCCTGGGCAAACGTCTCAGATTcccatttcccttcattctggAAATCCATCTCTTTGGCTACCCACTTGTCTTATCAGATTATGTTGACTGCAGCTTTCTTCCCAATTATCTGAAAACCTCCTGTATTGATTTGCATGCCCCAAATTCCCATTGGCATTTAGATCAATTTCTAGATTCTActctgtttcctttaattttgtctCTATCCTGGTATTATACCAAACTGATTTAACTGTGGTTGCTTTCTACTATGTTTCTCTCTCAGGTGGGCTAGTTTTCTCTCCTAatccttatttttcatgtatcttcttcATATATTATCTTCCTACTTAAACTGGTCTGGGTGCTCTGGGTCAAGTCTGACAGGAGAAAATCAGAGTTATTTCCATGGTTTGTAATCTTAATAATGAAGCTGTCATTATTACAGCTATGCTATATGCCTGCTGAAATGGGAGataaatatgtatgcatgtgtgagtGAATATAGCTATTTAATATtcattgttttaagaattattgaGAGGCCAATAGTATTTTggttaaaacttaaaaagtagAAGTCAAAAATCAGAAATCTTTTCACAAGATAAGTAACATAggttaaatacttttttaaaaagttaatatttccTTTATGATACTTCAGATTCCCCTCAGCCGGTGTCAAAATCCAGTGGGTTTAGGACAGGTTGGGGTCAAGACTTTCAAGAGCTTCTGGGAGAAATTCTGGGGAGGCTATGGGGGCCTGGAAGACAGGGACCAGCAAGGTGGGTGCTATGTGCTGAGAGGCGCTTTCGGGCAGAATGCCCATAAAATGATTTTGCTGCACAAAAATTACTAAGTCTGAAcctataaattattaaattattcttcTAATTAAGTTATTTGGCATGGGGGGGTCCTAGCATCTCTCTCAAACTTGTTGGGTGCCCTTTTAGTATCTGTAATAGCATCTACATTGCCAACTCATGAGTGTATGtgggtttgtttgtgtgtgtttaatcAAAATGGAATAGTTTGGGTAAACTTGAAAGATAGCTGAATTTTATACCTGGGTTCatacaaaacaagcagaaaggtGGCAGAGCTGGAGTTGAGGGCACAGAAATACCGAAAGTGTAAAGTACTAAGAATttgcaaaaaaattattgagaaagcATCAAACAGTCTGGGCTATGGGTTTGATGGCATCAAAGCTGAAAGCACCAAGGAATAAAGCAGGAACAGTTCCTATCTGATGATATTGTACTGAGGTATACGTATGCTATTCTGTAACTGTGCAGTTGGCTGTGCTGTGGGGTCTttaaggtgggggaggggccctGGCCCCCTCctgtgcccctcccccaccctctctgATTGGGCTCTGTGATGTGGGCCTGTATCTCCAGGCAGCACAGGCTCAGCTCTCAGTACTCAGTGCTGCCTGAGGCAGGTGTGCGCTGGGGAAGATGGAGACAGATTTCTACTTCCCTAGAAGCCACAGTGCCCCATGGACGAGCACAAGTACTTCCGCATGGATGGTTGTATGCAATGTTTTCTTACTGTGTGGGTTATTGCTCTTCCTATTTCTGTTCGTAATCCAGATGAATCTATTTgaggaagatggagacagagatgagGTAAGGGAATCCCAGATCCAACCCCCATCATAGATGGACTCTTGCTTTCTCTGCTCCTTCCACTTCCCTAAATCATTTATGTTTCCACAGAGATGGACCCTCTAAGGAAAGATGAAAAcctttctttagggaaacagggtGAGGCAGCAGAGAGGCTTCTATCCACACTCTTGTCTCCTTGGGGGTGGCAGAGGACACCAGGGTAAATTTCAAGTGCTGTGACTCAGGGTCCCTGGGCTGGGTTATTAAGAGAATATAGGAAATATTTGGGGGAGAAATGTCTCTTAATGTCAGCATCAAACAGCCGCTATGATAATTATTCATCATTCTCCTTCCCAAGTCTGGTGTCTCTGGGTGAAGCTGACCTGGAGAGTGAGACTGAGCCTTGGAAGGCCTCTGGTCAGATGCTAAACACAAGTTCTGGCCTTGGAGCAGAATCTTACAAGGCCCCCCAGGCACCTAAAGATTGGAGATTACACTCTCCTCAGCAGAGCACTGACTGCAGTATCAATAGAGGATCATGTGCATAAAGTACTTTGagattttcaaagaaggaaaatctttttattctttaaaagaataaaaagaaaggaacacagTTCTTTGCATTCTAGGTAGAAAGTCATATAGTTTATGAAAAATGAATGTCTGCAGTTTGCCTAAGAAATGACAGAACTGGGTCCCAGGCCCTCATTCTTTCTGGGTCAATTCAGAGTCAAGAGAAGGAGGTCCTTAGCTGGGCCCACAATCTCAGGATATCACTCTCTCCCCCAAGTCCGCCATCCCATGAATCCCACGAATCACTCGCCTGCCATGCATGCTCCACCACCCGCTCTTCCACTCCAATACCACATATGCATCTTATACTGACTCGGTCTGActtgcctccttttctattgaaCACTGGCCCAGAGAGCTCAACTCCACAGTGTCCCTTTGGATTAGAGCCTTCTGTTCTAACAATATCAGGCCTGGAGGACTCAGGCTTGCTCATTTCAGCCTTCTCCTGGAGGCAGTTACCTGACAAGAGCTTGTCTTTTCCACGTTCCCACACTGTGCTCCATAAAGtgtgtctttctcttcatctttcacaGGCCTCATCCTGGGCATACCACGAATGCTGTCATAGGGCATCAAGTGACTTCTTTGGCCTTCACCATTTTCTTCAGGAGCCCCTTGATAGAACAAGGATAGTGGTTGTCCAGGTGGTgttggagaaagaaaaggaggaagaagtaTTTCCAAGAAAATGCAGATGGAAATGTGGACTCAATCCTGAAAAAACTGTAGATTTACCTGATATTGATGGGGacttcccagggccccctccctTCCTGAGCACTGGCGATCAACCAGAGCAGTTGTATGAGGAAACCAGCAAGGCTGGGGAGACCATTGTCTCCAGACCCAAATCAGGAGATTTCCCATGGGCCAGTGATTTTGCAGATTCCCAATTTATTGATGAATTGTTCAATATAAGGAATATATCACCTGGTGAATGCCCCACAATACTGAACCTAATGGGGGAGCAGGATGTAGGGAAATCACCTCTGAAAGTTTATCATGATAGTGAGCCAAAGCTCCAACTGGAGGGAGAGCCACAGAGCCAGTCTCCTCCTGGCTGTGCTGCTGAAGGGTTCCCCAATTCACCTAGTTTGTCTTCTGAGGACTATGAGCCCTGGTTCCCAAATGTGTGTAGAGGAAACATGACCAATTCCCACGTCCCCTATATCCACCTAGAGGACAGAGGGAGCAACCTGGGCCTGCAGGAGATAAGGGATTCTAAGGTTAAGACCTCTTGGATGGTCAAAGATGCTAGTTTAAACCTAAATATAGGAAAAGAGGACCCTGAGGATTTCACATTGGAAGAATACCCAGAAAGAGAGTCAGGGTCAGGGCCCTCCCTTGGAATAGAGATGATGGATGACCCTTCTCAGGATGGTGGATCAACAGAGAGTGTGATGCCCCAGTTCTTGCCCCGAAAGGGACAGGGACCTCAAGAAAGCAAACATCGGAAGAGGGTTAGCCGTATGCTACAGTGGATTTGtctagggagaaaaagaaatagccaTCAAGCTGCATTGAAATCAACTAGGTCAGTGTTAGTCTCCCAGCAACTACGTCCAAGCCGTACTTCTACCATTCCGCCCATGGAGTTGATgactcccatcagggcccaccagCATGTACCAAGAGTGCAAGGTCCCCGAGACCGCCGTCACCACTTCCCCCtgctatgctttatgtcctgtgtCTCCCCCACCGAATCATGAATTTTCTTCCCCGCCCCCAGCGACATACCACATTTTCtgttctaacttaaaaaaaatttccttaaaaatatatttctttgttcaAATAAGAGTGTCGTATCTGTGTCTGCCACATTTGGATTGAGGTTTAGGGTATTCCAATAGCTTGACCTTAAATAAAGTGGTAGTTTTAACACCTATTAGGTGCCTGTTTTGGCCTCTAAAAGAAGCCCGAGTTCATAGAGGGAATTTAATACTGACATTGCACATCCACTGCCACCAGGCAGTTCATTTTCATGTGCTCAGatatcttacatttaaaatatgttttccttacattttcattttaaaaatttcaaaaagcatcCATTAAAATTTCTATGAGTCTATAAAGTTCATAGAGATCCAATCCCAGTCCTGCCTCAGGAAGTTCCTCCCTATCCTCCCTTTCTTGAGAAGGATGGGATGAATGGGGATAAACAGGTTTACTAGAAACAGAAATTGCCATCCAGGAAGATGGGAGACCTGCAGCATTACATATCTccaatgtgagaaggggaagtcTGGGGCTGCCTCATTGCTGAGTTCAGAAGGGTGGAAGTAATCTATATCAATTTAttgtgagaagagaagacacctTCACCCaagtctcctttctttcctgatgAAGATGGGGGAGATGGGCCCTGCTTTCCACTTTTTTTGTTTAGCCTTAATGAAATGGAATACATTCCACCACTTGTAATTCTTCTACCCCTGAACACACTCTAGAGCTATTGTATCTATGTGTGTACACAGGGAACAGTCAGGGAGTCTACTGTGGGACTTGTTTTCCTCTCAGCCCCAATGAAAAGTTCAATGATCATGTAACCTCTCTCAAGCCCAGAGTCTGGGCAGGCAGGTCCATGAATGGTGATAGCTGCACACACAAGTGTGGTGACCTTGGCTATTGACTGCTGAACACGGTAGCCCTAGGTGGTGGGTttgtggggacacacagagaaatttcctttctctgttcttttttcctctaaatgAAAGGGTATGTGATAGAAGGGAGTGGTTCAGAGGAATAAGCCTTTCAAATTGGGATGAGAAGAGGAGAGGCTATTTATAAGCTTGGGCAAGACATCTCTTCACATATTCAAGTGGTTCACAGGTTTGTTTACAGCCATACCATGAGAACTGGATTCAAAAGTGGAAATATGAACACTCACCTCAGGCCTGGGTCAGGTGTCCCCACTGTCCCCTCAGCACAAGTCAACCCAGCTGTAGAGGAGTTCAGGGATGGGAACACTTTCTGAAACATTGTGGCTTTtatcatttcacaaaatatatactgtatttggcaggggtgtgtgtgtgtgtatgatgtgCTCTTGGATGGATGATGTAAAGTTGAAGAACAGACTATTAGCTTAGGGCagtgagttttaatttaaatttaaaaaagtattattttgggGATGTGGAGGTGCAGATGTGACATATTAAAACACTGTATAGTGTgcgcttagtaaggggtctgtggttttcccctgactggcaaagtgttccatggaacccctggcttAGGGGATATTTGAACTGGGCAATGATACCACCCATTGGGCGTACTCTATTTGGAGGGGAATTCCATCCCTATCAAGTCTTTGCCAGGATATGGCTTGATGACTTTATTGCGGGTAAAGGAATTACTCAGTCATTCATACTGGAAATGTTCACATTGCCCAAGGGAAAATGTGGCAGAGTGAGGAAAAATGTGGGTATGGTGGAAATCaaggaaagagaatgaagaatcaAAAATAGCATTGGGATGTTAGAAGGAGTAGACAGGTCCCTAATCTCCTAATCAAGATTCTCCCCTTGTGATCTTGACGAGTATTGGGGAGTCATGACAGGTTTTGCCCAAGGCCACCCTCAGGTCATGTCCACATGTGGGTCCTGTAGTTTTTCCTCTGGGTACAGTGGTTCTGGGACTTACCTTGGCACCAAAGTAGCCAGGTCTCCATCTGTTTCATCTCCATGTCACCTGTGCTAAAGACATTAAAAGGCCCATTGGAGTTGCTGCTGGCAAAGAAGTTATGAAAGGGGTGGGGACCACTAAAGAGGCAAATGTTTTGTGGGGAGGTCCCCATGAATGGTTTATGAAAGAAGCCACCAGAGCTCCCTAACATATCAGTGCTAAATTTCATGCTGATAGGTTGGCAGATTAGAGGCTAATGGAGTACAACCCGGCTTCATCCCAGTGCCTCCACATGTCCCAGCTCCTGAACGATAAGCCTAGAAAAGATGTTTTTTctaataattgatttttatattattttttgtttttaaagcccCCATGGGATTTAATCTAAGAAATCTAGAGGCTTGCCTCCTGAGTCTGTGAcccttccttggctttcctgtctttTACTCCAGACCTTCCTCTGCTGGGGCCCTGTGTTATTTCCATTCCTAATTCCTTTACAAACTCTGGAGCTCTGTTACTACTAACAAAAATTATGATCGACTCATTACTGTTTTCTGAGTTCATAATATATTGGGTTAGCAAGTAGTGGAAGTGGATTCCGGAGTCTGGGTTCTCAAATGCAACCTCTGGCTATGATGTTTCAACAtccatgttttctattttctagataaaaaaggaaaggacaatagcacATAATAAGCACCTGCTCTATTGTATCTATATGAAGTTTGAGAAAACTTTTCTTAACCACTGGATCACATTAATCCAAattattggttatttaaaaatgtgaggaactgtataattttcaataattcaaaaataatccaaaacatTGATTAATATTAATCTAGCTAAAATGTTGCATTCATAGAGATACGATGATGGTTTTGTCTAAAAGCAGTGATAAACTGTTACTTTAGTCACTTTTCCAGATTAACATTATGGAGAATCATTTCCCCATCTAAAATAACTTGGCCATACAAGTGTCACACTCAAGAATCCTGTTCAATCAACTTTCTAGATCCCACTTCAAAGCTGTCACACTGCTGCCTGTGCTTTTAAATTACCATAAACAGATTGTACTTAATTATTAGCAATTAATATTCCCCTATCTGTACACATAAAAGCAGAAATCTCCTGTGTAAGAGATTCTAGAAGAATCAGTTCTTATACTGAGAAGCATTTTTCAGTTTGATGTAATCTATAAAagagtcattttaaaaataaaagtagagtcaTAGGTATAAAACATTGGATTTTTTCATTGGAAATgaatggggaaattttatgtaacccaaatgacaatatatacatttccatatctatctctttactcattGATCATACAGACTATTATTACTGTGGCTTAAAAATGGGAGTGAATAGGCAGCATAGGGAATTGGAATAAGCTTTACTGGGTTATAACTTGCAATGTAAGTCCTAGGCAAAATTTCAGAATCCAGAGATATGTACATCATTGTGAAAACAAGGCAGACTGAGAATTTTGGAGTTGGGGGTATTCAGCTTCACTGCCACACAGGGAACGTAATATTCAAAACAAAGCAGGATATTGGGGGATTTTCAAAGCCCTGTCCCATCAGGAAACATCAAGGCAGATTGGCCATAGAAAG
This genomic interval from Dasypus novemcinctus isolate mDasNov1 chromosome 30, mDasNov1.1.hap2, whole genome shotgun sequence contains the following:
- the LOC131276914 gene encoding uncharacterized protein isoform X2, yielding MLVYFPDDRYKAISDFVLREILDPRRIATFSGSQREMNLDLQWRKEEALGTKPWTCGRRELNRLSHICFPASSWAYHECCHRASSDFFGLHHFLQEPLDRTRIVVVQVVLEKEKEEEVFPRKCRWKCGLNPEKTVDLPDIDGDFPGPPPFLSTGDQPEQLYEETSKAGETIVSRPKSGDFPWASDFADSQFIDELFNIRNISPGECPTILNLMGEQDVGKSPLKVYHDSEPKLQLEGEPQSQSPPGCAAEGFPNSPSLSSEDYEPWFPNVCRGNMTNSHVPYIHLEDRGSNLGLQEIRDSKVKTSWMVKDASLNLNIGKEDPEDFTLEEYPERESGSGPSLGIEMMDDPSQDGGSTESVMPQFLPRKGQGPQESKHRKRVSRMLQWICLGRKRNSHQAALKSTRSVLVSQQLRPSRTSTIPPMELMTPIRAHQHVPRVQGPRDRRHHFPLLCFMSCVSPTES
- the LOC131276914 gene encoding uncharacterized protein isoform X1 codes for the protein MLVYFPDDRYKAISDFVLREILDPRRIATFSGSQREMNLDLQWRKEEALGTKPWTCGRRELNRLSHICFPMNLFEEDGDRDEASSWAYHECCHRASSDFFGLHHFLQEPLDRTRIVVVQVVLEKEKEEEVFPRKCRWKCGLNPEKTVDLPDIDGDFPGPPPFLSTGDQPEQLYEETSKAGETIVSRPKSGDFPWASDFADSQFIDELFNIRNISPGECPTILNLMGEQDVGKSPLKVYHDSEPKLQLEGEPQSQSPPGCAAEGFPNSPSLSSEDYEPWFPNVCRGNMTNSHVPYIHLEDRGSNLGLQEIRDSKVKTSWMVKDASLNLNIGKEDPEDFTLEEYPERESGSGPSLGIEMMDDPSQDGGSTESVMPQFLPRKGQGPQESKHRKRVSRMLQWICLGRKRNSHQAALKSTRSVLVSQQLRPSRTSTIPPMELMTPIRAHQHVPRVQGPRDRRHHFPLLCFMSCVSPTES
- the LOC131276914 gene encoding uncharacterized protein isoform X4, translated to MNLFEEDGDRDEASSWAYHECCHRASSDFFGLHHFLQEPLDRTRIVVVQVVLEKEKEEEVFPRKCRWKCGLNPEKTVDLPDIDGDFPGPPPFLSTGDQPEQLYEETSKAGETIVSRPKSGDFPWASDFADSQFIDELFNIRNISPGECPTILNLMGEQDVGKSPLKVYHDSEPKLQLEGEPQSQSPPGCAAEGFPNSPSLSSEDYEPWFPNVCRGNMTNSHVPYIHLEDRGSNLGLQEIRDSKVKTSWMVKDASLNLNIGKEDPEDFTLEEYPERESGSGPSLGIEMMDDPSQDGGSTESVMPQFLPRKGQGPQESKHRKRVSRMLQWICLGRKRNSHQAALKSTRSVLVSQQLRPSRTSTIPPMELMTPIRAHQHVPRVQGPRDRRHHFPLLCFMSCVSPTES
- the LOC131276914 gene encoding uncharacterized protein isoform X3, encoding MNLDLQWRKEEALGTKPWTCGRRELNRLSHICFPMNLFEEDGDRDEASSWAYHECCHRASSDFFGLHHFLQEPLDRTRIVVVQVVLEKEKEEEVFPRKCRWKCGLNPEKTVDLPDIDGDFPGPPPFLSTGDQPEQLYEETSKAGETIVSRPKSGDFPWASDFADSQFIDELFNIRNISPGECPTILNLMGEQDVGKSPLKVYHDSEPKLQLEGEPQSQSPPGCAAEGFPNSPSLSSEDYEPWFPNVCRGNMTNSHVPYIHLEDRGSNLGLQEIRDSKVKTSWMVKDASLNLNIGKEDPEDFTLEEYPERESGSGPSLGIEMMDDPSQDGGSTESVMPQFLPRKGQGPQESKHRKRVSRMLQWICLGRKRNSHQAALKSTRSVLVSQQLRPSRTSTIPPMELMTPIRAHQHVPRVQGPRDRRHHFPLLCFMSCVSPTES